In the Brettanomyces bruxellensis chromosome 3, complete sequence genome, TGTTGATATTCATGGAGAATGCGACATGGACTCGAAGAAGGGGCACGATTTACATTTgtgtgaaaaaaagtttgatgaGCTCTCAAGAATTATTTGGCTTGAGCATAACATACAGAACCATATATCAAGACAGATGGAATGCCAAGTTGATATTGGTGGTTGGCAGACTCTTTGAAGTTCATTCAATAGATATTTAATTATATGTGGCTGAGTAAAATATAGTAATTAATTCAGGAAGgaattcattatttatttacctTCCGTAATTTATTTCCGTATCTGGTCTAAATCATTACTGAAGATTCAGCGCATAAGAgctaaaaataaattcGAGAAATAATTATTTCCTTCCCCCCTTTTTCTTGGAAAATGTTGTTGATATCTCCTTAAGAAGAAATGCCAAGACAATTGTAAAATGTAGGAAAGCCGAAGAAATATTTGTACTCTTTGTCTTGCAAATAAGAAACCGCGTTTTTTCAATACAGTTTAAATTAAATCGCATTAAATTATGATGCCGACAATCAAACTTGGATAATACTAACCGtaaaagtatttttttttgtttgaatttgaaaggATTGTTGCGATTGTTAAAGAATTATCTGAAAACACGGTAGGAGAACAAACAATAAGAAATAGAAGAATGCGCGATTGCATACCCCGATCCACGAACGTTAAATTACCAGGTTATGCATACCTGAAAAAAGTCATCttgttttcaaaatttaGGAGCTCCGAGTAAAAGATTGTCCAGTTCATCCACATTCTTAATCCCAAAAAAAGCCACTGGGCATTGTTCGCTACCAtaatttttgctttgtaTTTGTCCTTTATTCATTTAAACATTATTCACATAGCCTCATTCTGATTGATATTGGTGCTTTTTATCAGAATAAATCAAACGGCAGAACGttgggagaaaaaaaaaagtctatTCCCAGAGCTATATAAGGCATACAAATCTCGAATTTTATTAGAAATAATTAGACTGGCGCAGTTTTGAATGTTCTGTTGGTTACACTATTTAAGCAAACCAACTTTTCCGTCCTTACTTCGGTAGATTCACTCGTTTCTTACACAGTTACTCGTTAACtatatccaaaaaaaaaatactttttccaaaaatgaagttCAGTACTATTTTGTTTGCCTCCTCTGCTGCTGCATACAACACCACTGTTATTGAGACCATCACTTCTTGCTCTGGTGGTTGCACTCACACTAGTGGTGTTTTGAGTTCCGTCAACAGCACTATTGCCAGCTCTCCAGCTACCTCAGCTGTCAGCTCAGTTGTTAGCTCCGCCCCAGTTAGCTCTTTGTCTAGCTCCATTGCTGCTACGAATGCTACCAACGCAAGCATAAGCACTTTTGTTGGTGCTGGTGTTCCAGTTGGTCATGCTAACGCCTATGTTGCAGGTGCTGCTGCCATTGCTGCAGGTGCTATGTTGCTATGAGTTTCAGATGTACCTTTTTGGCACATCTGAATGTActgtttaatttttcttaaaCATGAAGCTTTTAAGCGTTTATTTTGTCATTTCTTGATCCCTATAGGGTctaattttgttttttaaATAATCGGCCAGTAATCCATGCTGgtaataatttatttttttttccaacaaTTTGTTGAGTAGCTTCTGTGTGTTTCTTGTATCAAGGTCAGACATCTGAACTGATCGCGAGTGATTAGGATTGATCTTTGAGGGTCCTCCCTCCATTAGTCAGTTCTTTCCTATCAAAATATTCCTTATGTAGGTAATGAATGAAATGTTGTCAATTTCCTGCGGGTTTTTATCTCACTAAAATGTCTCAGATACGTTTAGACCTGTTAACAAATAGAGATACCCACGCTATTAAAAGAATGTAATGCCATGTACGCATAAGTGAAATGTCTTCATGATATTAATATATTACGAAAAACGTTAATATGAGAGATATCTAATGGCGAGTCAATATGAAAACGTATTCAAAAGATCTGAATCTAATCGAAACAAAATACACAGTCCCAgagcagaagaaaacaaaaaattgaaataacCCAAAACCTAAGCAAGTAAAACTATGTTACAAAACTGAAtgtctgcttttttcaatcaAATGAATGTTATAAGCTAGAGAATATTCAGtgaacgaaaaaaaaaaaagtatgcCGTTTTTTCGTCGCGCATCACGAGTAATAATATTGTTGTGTGTTCGGACCTCCTTGGGGATGATAGTACATATTTGGATTGTTGTATGCCTGGCCTCTAGAATCGATTGGCGGTTTTGCTGGAGGGGGAGGTGGTGGTGGTGGTGGATGACGATGACAGCAACAACTATTGCAACTGCAGCACCAGCAGAACGACCTTATGCATTTACCTCCACAAAATATAACATTCATTATGATTGATATAATCCATAGAACGATAAGGCAGCCTATAACAATGCACACTATAGCCACGATTTTGCACCATTTCTTATCCATACAACTATCccatttgctttttgtcTCCTCTGTGAAACTTTCCCTCTTATTGAGATTGGATATTAGCGAATTGGCCAGGGCCGCCGGACACAATTTATTCGACCCACCATCCAAGATATTTCGAATATTGAGGTTGTCCTTAATGGCTTGTGGAATAATCATTGTAAATGTACTGCTTGCTGATCTAGGGTAGAAATGTGTTAAActcaaataaaatgtagGAGGAATTTAAAGGAAAACCCATCTGAAAAGTAGGTGTGgagaaaatacaagaaGATTATCTGAAATTGATCTCCTTATGTAGTCTGAGAAAGTTGCGAtgcgaaaaaaattatttatgtAGTGCCAGTTTTAGGGATGATAAGCATAATATGGACTTAAAACATGCATCTATGAAATCCAGCCATCTTTTTCACCGGGGGATAAATCTTCCTTCGGTACATTAAAAAACTTTTGCTTGTCCTTCCCAAAATAGTAACATCGAATGGGGCTCAGCCTGAACCCTTAATATAAGTTGATCTGTTAGCGCgctgaaattttgaatcTAAGCATGACggtatttttctttttttttcttgaaccTTTTATTCTAAGcattaatattatttctttgtgTCAGATTTTCAGGACCTGCGTCGTCTGTAAAAAATGTGTTTCTAACACAGCCGACTATAATTGTATTTTACGTGATCAAAAGCCGGGAACAAACGCACGCTGAGATTAAATCACAAGCTTTGcatataaatttaaagGGGTTTCATATGAGGTCATTCCAAAACTTTATCTAAAGCCCCTTTGCCTGTTACCACAATGTTAccgtctttttttattctaattttgtaaatatttACTCAATTAAAcataattttctttcctttcttgCTCATATCAACGTCTTTGTAAAATGCACCATAAGCACTGTgagttttcttcttcgtGTAAGAtccaaatttcaaaagGTCTTCCGGAACAGGCTGATCAGCAGCCCTGAGAACATTCATTAAAGCACCTGCGagatgcttttcttcttttgtgaAGAGTGTATGCGCAATTCCTGAATGTCCAGCTCTACCAGTCCTTCCGATCCTATGAACGTAATCTTCAGCCGTAAGAGGGAAGGTCAAGTTTATGACCACCTTGACATTTGGGATGTCTAAGCCACGTGCAGCCACATCTGTAGCTAACATCAAGTTGCAACGACCACTCTTGAAATTCTCTAAAGCTTCTGTACGTTGAGCCTGACTCAAGTCACCGTGTAACGCTGCTACATCATAACCATGATATCTCAGATCTCTCTCCACACGAGCAGCCTCCTTTTTATATAGTGCAAAGATCAAAATACGATCATGCCTCTTGCTTCCAGACAAATACTTCTCAAGAAGCTCTAATAGTTTACCTCTTTTCTCCATTGGCTCTATCACCTCAACAATCTGCTTAATGTGCTTGTTTGCCGTCAATTCATCAGTATCTCCAATGGAAATTTTGACCGGCTTGTTCATGAATGTCGATGCGAGTTCACGGACCTCTTTCGGCCATGTTGCCGTGAACATAAGTGTTTGCCTGTCGGATCTTGTTTGTCCAACAATACTCTTAATATCCTCCTCAAAACCTTTCTCCAACATACGATCTGCCTCATCTAGAATCAAGTAATCCACGTTTGAGAGATCAACAGAGCCTTCTTGAATGAGATCTAGAAGACGTCCGGGTGTGGCGATGACACATTGTGATCTTCTAACTTCTCTACGttgctcttcttttggcACACCTCCATAGATGCAAACACAATGAAGACCGACGGCATTAGTCAATTCTTCCATATTCTCGTATGTCTGTGTTGCCAACTCCCTGGTGGGAGAAACAATAAGGACCTTTAGATCCCGACTACCAGACTTAATCACGTGATCAACAGCGGGCACACCAAATCCAAGTGTCTTACCAGATCCTGTCTCTGCAACACCAATCACGTCGTTTGCCTTAAATAGGTACGGCCATGAAGCAGCCTGAATTGGTGTAGGCTTTTCAAATTGTTCAAGAACCTTTTCAATTCGGCGGTCCAAGCCAGAGTTCTTCAAAGAAGCCATTGTGAGAAATGGGTTCAAGTTTTCCTTTTGAGGATTCTCTATACTAACGTCATTCtccttgaaaaatttgtcAGTATCCTCCTTACTTATATCTGTAAGCTTATCTGAATCGgttttcaattttgaatCTGTGTGGTTCTCGGATTCTTTATCGTGCTTATGATGTTTATGATGGTGTTTGTGGTGATGACTGTCTgttctaatttttttagttATTGGTTCGCTGGAAGACTCATCATGGTGATGTttgtgatgatgatcatgctttctctttttatcTATAGCCTTCGGCGACATTTTTCTGTAACTTGGGTAATATTTGTTACGCTAACCTAGTATTCAATAACATAACATCTGATAAGATAAAGTAAGGAGTAGGTactcaaaaatttttcacctattttccttgaaaaaacttttttttttgttcccatattttatctttcattCAGGAACTACCGAACTACCTATCTACCCAAATACAGAAGCCCTTTTATTTATGCAGTTTTGAAATGCTTCAGTTGGTCATATATATAGTAcattaaaaatattatgaaaaagatagtGATGCTTAAAAGTCATCATTTAAATCATAGCAAAGATGAGGGCGGTAATTGCAGCGACGCAAGAATATAATGGGCGGACAATTTCACCTTGATCAGCACTAGCTTTCGAGGAAGCAACAGTAGTGGATCCAGATTCATTTTCCGATGAATGTTCAGAATAAATTGTACTTAATGTTGTGCTGTTATCGGTTATTTCAGTACTGCTGGACACACTTTCTGTAATTGTTGAGGAGTCAGCACTGGACGTGGCATCCTCAGCAGCGATAGAAGATGTTCTTGAGGCCGATGAATGCTGTACACTATTTGTAGAAATCACTGATGTAGTTGACTTCTGAGTCTCAGAAGAATCCGAACTACTGTTAATACTTGATGCGGAATCACCTGAAACCATTTCATTAAACTCGTTTATAGCTTTAGATTCTCTTCCCATAACCTTACCATCAACTGCTTCAATTGAAGTCCAGTCACCACTATCACCCGAATATTTGTATTCGGATCCAGTTGAGTAGTCACTGACAACCAAATTCTGAACTTGCATCACAAATGGTGCTTCGGAATAGTCAGTAAGTCCTCCTGCCCATTCAATAACTCCCTCGCCATTGTCATAGTCTCCTCCTGCCCAAATGCCAAAGTAAATTCTCATAGGAGACTGTGGATAACCAGATGAAGAATCATTCTTTAATGTCCTCAACAATTCACCATCAAAATACCATTTTAATTCTGATGAAGTCCAATCGATCGTGTAATTATGGAAATCAGCCCTAGGATCAGATATGCTGTGATACTCTCCACGGTCGTACGTAGTGGTGTTACCtttagaaaaaaagttggatTGAACCTGAGATCCGTCCCCACCAAACCACTCCAAgtcaatttcatcaagGTCATCACTCTGAAGATAGAAGGAGGATATAACTCCCTTTCCTTTGGCTGATTTCATTTGAACCTCTAAACGACCAAACATTATATAATCATTGGAAACCAATGACGGATTATCAAGACGTTCAGCTAATGTGAAATTAACACCATCATCACCGTATGTAATACGACTAGGAAATCTATATGGTGTATAGTGAGAACTAGAACTCTTAAAATTATCTTCAATAGTGGAAGCCAAGGCTGGATCGGGTGAACACGAAGTAGTCTCCAAAGGATTGCAAGAGGCTAACGATGTAGCAGAAGCCGACTGAGAGGCCGATTGggtttcctctttttcataTCCATAAATGTTCCCACTATAATAATTAGTAGTCGCAGATGGCACATCTGAAGCTGCCCAAGCTGTTGTCAACAATCCTAAAATAGATGAACTTAATATAGTATTTCCAAAGAGCATTTTAGTTCAGCTAACAGATTAACGCTTGGTTTGCAGTACTAAGTGTTCGGAAAATAGCTTGTCGAAAAGCATGTTCCTAACATATTAAGTGAAATTGGCATACTTATATACATCAAAGGTATTCAAACAAGATATATCAAAAATGGcttaaaataatattttcaaactaAGCGccaattgaaaagatagCTAAGTAAAAATAAGTGTGACCGAAAAGGTTAAAAAAAACCAGCCACCTGCACTTTCTCGCGGTCTTCCAAGCCACGCATAATAGTTTTTCAGACAGAAATGACACAATCACAATAAGATAAATGCAAGTTTTCATCGTGGAATTTCTATTTTAGCGAAAACTGTTTACATCAAAAGCTGCTGATCAATCGAACATAAATTCTTGTTTGATCTGTGTATCTCTTTCATTATCTAATAGTGGCCATTTCATTCTGAAATATGGATTTCCTCAAAGCGAACGTAATCTTTCTTATTTACCCTATGATTTTATTGATTTGAGATGTTCCCGAGaagtcttttttttgtttaatgTAGTAAAAAAAGTTTTGCATTCAGGGAAGTCTATATTAGTTATACTTTAGTTTTAAACGGATAAGAAAGGAACAAGCAGTagcaaaatatatatatatatatatatacttgAGGTAATAGGATTTCGATGTTCTTTCCGAAATACTTAATTTGGACTTTTCTCTAGTTTACCTTTAGGGTTTAGTTGATATCCGCATACTTGGGGTTCCAGTTGCATtgatcttatttttttgcattccATCTTATATGCTTTTACTGGATCTGTTGGAATCCATATTCTCTGGTTTTTCGCGTTAAATTGGAACACGGGGTGAAGATATTCAAGTctcagcttttttttgtcgtTAGTTTCTAGCTCTGTGCTAGACTTCTTTGCTATAGCATCCATTAGACCAATCATTGTCTCATATGGAACTGCCTCTATACTCcttgtatattttttgttaatgGAAACATGCGCCCAGATTGTCGCCCCTAACACTATTATCATCAATATGCCAAGCAGAAAACAAGTATTGTTtccttcctcatctttgaCCAGAAAAAGTAATCCCAtgagaaatatttcaagtgAATATATCCCTGCATAAAGTTGTCTCCAAGCCATTGGGTAAAGCTTTCCATATGTGTCACATTTATCATTCTTGTTAAAGACATGTGCCAGTAGATATCTGTATGTGATCAaatccaaaagaaaattaatgcAACAGAAGAGTAATACCAATGGTGATATCACTGAATATACTAACCCAATACTTCCATAGACCGAAAAGGTTGGGTATATTTCTCCCCAATTAGGGTTAAAACGTTGATAGCCTTTTTCCCGTTCATTCATACTCCGAGGTGTACTATCTTTAACCTTGGGATATATAATAACTTCGGTGATAAATCTATAGAATTGAAGAAGACCATTGCCCAAAAGATTTAATCCCCtgtaaataaaaaaagagaagaaaaaatttgacGCTTTCGGGATGTCTTTTGCAACCATGGATGGCACGGTAGTTGGTCTGTATACGAGATTCTCTAGGACGACAATAAATCCTGAAGATATGGTGATGACtataaaaagatgaaaatgtaaGAACAAAAACATCCATTGTTGAAGGTGAGTCTGAAGTGATGATCCTGTGAGTATTCGACGATGATTGGTCAAAAGACGAAATATTTGTAAAGCCAGTCCTGTTAAAAATACCAACAATATTGAAGGAAGTATACCAGCAATAAAGCCCTTTATAAATTTTGGAAACTTGTTGATCCAACGCACAGTAGGAATTAAAGCTGTGAGGTATGGCAATTGTGATATTGAACCGACCATAGCTACTGGTAAAACCCAAGATAGTGTGACCGCAAAATAagccaaaaatataattatcTCCCTTGCTTGACTCGAGACACTATCATCTCTTTTCATGATGTTATCCCAAATAATATCTTTGGGATTTAAACAAATAATCTTGCATTTCATTTCCTCGATGTTTTCCCTCAAGATAATTTGATGCATAAAGGCAGCCTGTATTGGGGTTTTAAAATGAACGAAGGCAGTGTTTCCTAGCAGAAGATCATCACATTCTCTGTCTTCTCTTTCGAGTGGTTCTCTTTGGGCTGTATCGATTTcctttaatattttttttatttcgtCACATAAGTATTCGAAACTATCTACCCTTTCCGAAAGTGATGGAATTGTGATCATCAATTTTGGATTTAGGTTTAAAACTAAAGGTTTATTTGTAAAGATGACCTTCCTTATTTTGGATGAAAATCCGTTTTCGTACCGAAGGTATTCTACCTCTAAACTTTCAAGTTTGTTTCTTAGCGcatgaaattttgaaatcatACTCTCAAGATCCTTATACTCATAAATATTCCAAACGTTGTCcacaatatttttatcttgaTTGAAAAATCTCTTTAACGAACCTGTGGTCGGGAAAATATTGGTAGGGATATTTTGAACATATAAAGTACAACAGTAGTCTTTCAGTTTGTCTTTCGATATTAGTTCTATAATAGTCctgtttttttctttgatacAGAACTTGATTTCACCCTTCATGATTATATGAAATAATGTCACAATAATTATTGTTATGGtaaaatgaagaatgtATTTATCTGTGTGTCTCGGAGATATATTTGCCGTTGAAATCATGTCAAGGCCCTTCGTGTTACCCgcagaaaaaatgatatcatACTGAGCTGAGTGATTCTCAGTATCTGATATGCAATTTCGTTCTAATTCGCTTGCCCCACAAAAGTAATTAACTGGAATGAGTATTGGGATGGTGAAGCAAGTCATTATTAGGAACATGAACAATAACAGAAAAAGGTATCtaagaaaaagatatgCTTCTAAGCCGTAGGAACGAAAACTTTCTATTTCTAGtgataatattttcaacagCCAAGAAAATCGATTGTCTACTGATCCATCCTTTATTTTGCCAAAAGGATCATAGAAGTTTTCAAATCTATCCTTTAGatatataaagatgatgatttgTAAAAGGCAATATGTAATAGAGAAAATAAgggaggagaaaaaggacTCCAATGATATACCAACCGAGCCAGCAGCAGTATCTGATTGTGCAGTGTTAAGAAAATCAATTAcatttgaataattttgTCTTgtcatctttatttttggctAATATAAAACAAATGTTAGGTTTTGTTGTAATATTGTTTTATCGGGTAGGCGAAGGGATATATTTGATGGGATTACAaaaaatcctttttttttttttacccttGCGTCCACATTCTCGCTCACTATTTTGGCAATTGACGGATCAAGAATAATTTGctatgaaaagaagaaacaaaaaaaaaataataataataaagcaaaataaaataagatgGCCCGGCCCGATCCTTTAATAAGTTGTTATTTTAGTATCATCTAGTGTGGAACTTTGAATACTTATAGAGTTGGTTTTCAAAATCGCtattccaaaaatataattgaatCTTAACATTATCTGGTTAATAGCAAAGCATTAACTATTTCATAAGTTACACTGAAAGTGATGTCAAAGGTACCACCTTCATCAAGatcttcaaattcttcaCCTAAATCGCCCCTTCAACGGCTCAGAAAACGGTTAACTGATAATATTTCTCACATTTCTACGGGGAACCATTCTCATGATGAACCAAAATTTCAATCGTTGGATGACTTTGACTCTAGTTGGGATTCGGAGCCGCCATTGACTCCCCTTACACTTAAAGGATATAAGAAGTCGACCAAACGGCAATTGCTTTCGCATGAACTGGCAGAGGATTTACGTCAACACATTCCATCCGTACTTCAAATAAATCATAGCTGGACTCTAAGATATTCCATCGAGCAAGATGGGACATCGTTGAACACCTTGTATGAGCGTTGTAAACCTCAGGTAGGTGAAAAcatgagaaaaagaaaaggatatTTCATTGTGGTTATGGACAACCATGGTAGTGTGTTTGGAGCATATGTTAATGACTATTTACGTCCTCAGGATGGCAAGTACTATTACGGAAATGGGGACTGCTTTTTATGGAAAAGCGAGCATtacaaaatcaaaagattAGTATCCAATAAGGATGGAGATTTGataaaagatgatgatgacaacCAACTGGTCATGGAGGATAATATCAGGCTCAAGGTTTATCCGTATACTTCGATTAAtgattttattatttactCAAATCATGATTTTATTAGCATTGGATCCGGGGGTGGTAAGTTTGGACTTTGGATAGATTCTAGCTTTTTGCATGGAGCTTCAGATCCAGTGGATACTTTTGGAAACGAGCAATTGAGcgaagatgaaaagttCACAATTCTTGGCCTCGAGATATGGAAGGTTGGTTGAAACCCAAGAAGTATAACGAGAGGTTACTTTGATTAGTTTATCAAAAGCGATAGATTAGTTATTCTTTTATAAAAGATTACATATCATCTCTATTCTGAGAGTATCTAACCCAAAGTTTCGATAAGTAgtcaaacttttcaatgtCCTTGCTAGAAAATTTAATGAATTTACCCTTTGGAATACTTTGATCATTTGCATATTTTGGACCCCCAACAGCGTCATTTGCACAGCGAACGTATCCATTGCAACGATGTGATTGCTCCCAGAATTTCGAAGGATACCCTTTATCTGGTTCAATGCCTTGGATTGGTGGTGGTGGTATTAACCCAACCTGTATCTCTGATGGTGAATCATAGAGTTTTTTAATGCTATCGAGATCAAGACCTTCATTTCCGACTGCACCAACATCATCTTTACTTGACTCTGAGTGTTTGCAGTACAAAAATCCTGAATTCAAccataataatgtttttgTATCATCACTGAAGTGTGCTGGATGTGTAGAGCAAACTCTATGCCATGGATGCTCGACACTAAGTTTTGACAAAACACCGGCTGAACCAGCAGGATTTTTGTTAAATCTATATCTATTGCCCATAAGTTCCTCGGCCACCCAAAAGAATTCTTTATCACCGTGGAAAACATTCTTGATTGGCTCCGTCATTTGCATTATAAATGACGCAATAACAGCATCAAAGTGGTCTTTTCTAT is a window encoding:
- a CDS encoding uncharacterized protein (BUSCO:EOG092629U5) — protein: MSKVPPSSRSSNSSPKSPLQRLRKRLTDNISHISTGNHSHDEPKFQSLDDFDSSWDSEPPLTPLTLKGYKKSTKRQLLSHELAEDLRQHIPSVLQINHSWTLRYSIEQDGTSLNTLYERCKPQVGENMRKRKGYFIVVMDNHGSVFGAYVNDYLRPQDGKYYYGNGDCFLWKSEHYKIKRLVSNKDGDLIKDDDDNQLVMEDNIRLKVYPYTSINDFIIYSNHDFISIGSGGGKFGLWIDSSFLHGASDPVDTFGNEQLSEDEKFTILGLEIWKVG
- the DBP3 gene encoding RNA-dependent ATPase; amino-acid sequence: MSPKAIDKKRKHDHHHKHHHDESSSEPITKKIRTDSHHHKHHHKHHKHDKESENHTDSKLKTDSDKLTDISKEDTDKFFKENDVSIENPQKENLNPFLTMASLKNSGLDRRIEKVLEQFEKPTPIQAASWPYLFKANDVIGVAETGSGKTLGFGVPAVDHVIKSGSRDLKVLIVSPTRELATQTYENMEELTNAVGLHCVCIYGGVPKEEQRREVRRSQCVIATPGRLLDLIQEGSVDLSNVDYLILDEADRMLEKGFEEDIKSIVGQTRSDRQTLMFTATWPKEVRELASTFMNKPVKISIGDTDELTANKHIKQIVEVIEPMEKRGKLLELLEKYLSGSKRHDRILIFALYKKEAARVERDLRYHGYDVAALHGDLSQAQRTEALENFKSGRCNLMLATDVAARGLDIPNVKVVINLTFPLTAEDYVHRIGRTGRAGHSGIAHTLFTKEEKHLAGALMNVLRAADQPVPEDLLKFGSYTKKKTHSAYGAFYKDVDMSKKGKKIMFN
- a CDS encoding uncharacterized protein (SECRETED:SignalP(1-21)~CAZy:GH16) codes for the protein MLFGNTILSSSILGLLTTAWAASDVPSATTNYYSGNIYGYEKEETQSASQSASATSLASCNPLETTSCSPDPALASTIEDNFKSSSSHYTPYRFPSRITYGDDGVNFTLAERLDNPSLVSNDYIMFGRLEVQMKSAKGKGVISSFYLQSDDLDEIDLEWFGGDGSQVQSNFFSKGNTTTYDRGEYHSISDPRADFHNYTIDWTSSELKWYFDGELLRTLKNDSSSGYPQSPMRIYFGIWAGGDYDNGEGVIEWAGGLTDYSEAPFVMQVQNLVVSDYSTGSEYKYSGDSGDWTSIEAVDGKVMGRESKAINEFNEMVSGDSASSINSSSDSSETQKSTTSVISTNSVQHSSASRTSSIAAEDATSSADSSTITESVSSSTEITDNSTTLSTIYSEHSSENESGSTTVASSKASADQGEIVRPLYSCVAAITALIFAMI